In Actinoplanes derwentensis, the following proteins share a genomic window:
- a CDS encoding cyclase family protein: MSGIAITDDAVLARLRLVSLSHINDPARVSVYPGDPPPRLETVATLEDEGFYLQAVFASEHTGTHWGAPGHFTPGGLLADEMTPEDLFRPVVRVDVRAECAGDPGYAVTVADLEQWERVHGRIPGESVVVIWTGWAERFGTERFLPHPGFAPEAVRWLVDTGRLGERGGTGTDAFSPDVSSDTGFTVSRLVYRQRRISLEVLTNLADLPATGAWVLCGGQINRAGSGSTALIYGVLPPG, translated from the coding sequence ATGAGTGGAATTGCCATCACTGATGACGCCGTGCTGGCGAGATTGCGGCTGGTCAGCCTGTCGCATATCAACGACCCGGCCCGGGTGAGCGTCTATCCGGGCGATCCACCGCCGCGCCTGGAGACGGTCGCGACCCTGGAAGACGAGGGCTTCTATCTACAAGCGGTGTTCGCCAGTGAGCACACCGGCACCCACTGGGGTGCCCCGGGCCACTTCACTCCAGGCGGACTGCTCGCTGACGAGATGACCCCGGAGGATCTGTTCCGGCCGGTCGTTAGGGTCGACGTCCGGGCGGAGTGCGCCGGCGACCCGGGCTATGCGGTGACTGTGGCCGACCTGGAGCAGTGGGAGCGGGTGCACGGGCGTATCCCCGGCGAGTCGGTGGTCGTGATCTGGACCGGGTGGGCGGAGCGGTTCGGCACCGAGCGGTTTCTCCCACACCCGGGTTTCGCTCCGGAGGCCGTGCGATGGCTGGTCGACACCGGCCGGCTGGGGGAGCGCGGTGGCACCGGGACCGACGCGTTCAGCCCCGACGTCAGTTCCGACACCGGTTTCACGGTGTCCCGGCTCGTCTACCGCCAGCGGCGGATCAGTCTGGAAGTTCTCACCAACCTTGCGGATCTGCCGGCTACGGGAGCTTGGGTGCTCTGTGGTGGACAGATCAACAGAGCCGGCTCCGGCTCGACCGCCCTGATCTACGGAGTGCTGCCACCAGGTTGA
- a CDS encoding M6 family metallopeptidase encodes MTRTLFASFAAITASIPLFAGPASAAPPTVPLPLPSASDASSEGAWPYEAQHPDRDLDRLTLDGGPLPFADPTPQPQGRSAVQTPELGTVRSWVGLNMIDDDVYRKDYTLRGIGEHIEVWVAKDVAFPENDCRGKASTEITDAQVAALVHEFDKTIYPKETKAFSTPPNRDGTNAGLPGEFTGAGDRTVTLVDNVRDENYFDFPKRQTYISGFFSEQLNELFDRNVITIDAFDWAHRTGTNPAHEPAEDPCTSRPSRPRMYESTFAHEWQHLLAYYTDPDEEVWLSEGLADYAQTLTGYVDAAIGVHHQGFDNHIVCYQGFGIVRTTFNPNPRDCGGPSNSLNLWSEGEPDEVLADYGIAYGFMLYLQDRFGTKILTALHQDKKNHGLAAITAALPKSVKAHDVLHDFQILTLVDKIAGVPGGVVKGAPRERVTTASLHTTVNLNNPSSYGRDGVAPNGADYIRLPKEWRTVRFDGAKTLPATPLAWTIDSGMLFSGNTPDTDTTAARQVTVPAADPVLRFKTTYGLEEKFDYGYVTVSSDGGKTWKMLKGDRTVEGPLGPAITGKAADVTLSFDLKAYAKKRILIGFRYVSDGAVSIGGWHLSDVKIGSTAVGGNTLDGWKSPTQIRPIPVDNWHVTLVGLARKRAKIVPLTDFAKVSHYPKVVAIIAYDDPTGTVTQFAPYTLKIDGKPFPAPATKPKS; translated from the coding sequence TATTTGCCAGCTTCGCGGCAATTACCGCTTCTATCCCATTGTTCGCTGGCCCGGCGTCGGCCGCGCCACCGACCGTTCCCCTCCCGCTTCCCTCTGCTTCCGACGCGTCGTCCGAGGGCGCGTGGCCGTACGAGGCACAACACCCTGATCGGGACCTGGATCGGCTCACCCTGGACGGTGGGCCGCTTCCCTTTGCCGATCCCACACCTCAGCCGCAAGGACGCAGCGCGGTCCAGACCCCCGAACTCGGCACCGTCCGTAGTTGGGTCGGCCTCAACATGATCGACGACGACGTGTACCGGAAGGACTACACGCTTCGCGGAATCGGCGAACACATCGAGGTCTGGGTCGCGAAGGACGTCGCCTTCCCGGAGAACGACTGCCGCGGCAAGGCCTCCACCGAGATCACCGACGCCCAGGTCGCCGCGCTGGTCCACGAATTCGACAAGACCATCTACCCCAAGGAGACCAAGGCTTTCAGTACGCCGCCGAACCGTGACGGCACCAACGCCGGACTGCCGGGCGAGTTCACCGGGGCGGGGGACCGCACCGTCACTCTCGTCGACAACGTCCGTGACGAGAACTACTTCGACTTCCCGAAGCGGCAGACCTACATCTCCGGCTTCTTCTCCGAGCAGCTCAACGAACTGTTCGACCGCAACGTGATCACGATCGACGCCTTCGACTGGGCGCATCGCACCGGAACGAATCCCGCGCACGAACCGGCCGAGGACCCGTGCACGAGCCGGCCGTCCCGGCCCCGCATGTACGAGTCGACCTTCGCCCACGAGTGGCAGCACCTGCTCGCCTACTACACCGACCCGGACGAGGAGGTGTGGCTCAGCGAAGGGCTCGCGGACTACGCCCAGACGCTCACCGGCTATGTGGACGCGGCCATCGGCGTACATCACCAGGGGTTTGACAACCACATCGTCTGCTACCAGGGCTTCGGCATCGTACGGACCACTTTCAACCCGAACCCGCGCGACTGCGGCGGCCCGTCGAACTCGCTCAACCTCTGGTCCGAAGGGGAGCCGGACGAGGTCCTCGCCGATTACGGCATCGCCTACGGATTCATGCTCTACCTGCAGGACCGATTCGGTACGAAGATCCTCACCGCCCTGCACCAGGACAAGAAGAACCACGGCCTCGCGGCGATCACGGCAGCGCTGCCGAAGAGTGTGAAGGCGCACGACGTCCTGCACGATTTCCAGATCCTGACCCTGGTCGACAAGATCGCCGGTGTGCCCGGCGGAGTCGTGAAGGGTGCCCCCCGCGAACGGGTGACCACCGCGAGTCTGCACACCACGGTGAACCTGAACAACCCGTCGTCCTATGGCAGGGACGGCGTGGCCCCGAACGGCGCTGACTACATCCGACTGCCGAAGGAGTGGCGAACCGTCCGTTTCGACGGTGCCAAAACCCTGCCGGCGACGCCACTGGCGTGGACCATCGACTCCGGAATGCTCTTCTCCGGCAACACCCCGGACACCGACACGACGGCGGCACGGCAGGTCACCGTACCGGCCGCCGATCCCGTCCTTCGTTTCAAGACGACCTATGGGCTGGAGGAGAAGTTCGACTACGGGTACGTCACCGTGTCCAGCGACGGCGGCAAGACCTGGAAGATGCTGAAGGGCGACCGCACCGTCGAGGGCCCGCTCGGTCCGGCGATCACCGGCAAGGCAGCCGATGTCACCCTCAGCTTCGATCTCAAGGCCTACGCCAAGAAGCGCATCCTGATCGGCTTCCGTTACGTCAGTGACGGCGCCGTGAGCATCGGCGGCTGGCACCTCTCCGACGTCAAGATCGGCTCCACCGCGGTCGGCGGCAACACCCTGGACGGATGGAAGTCGCCAACCCAGATCCGCCCGATCCCCGTCGACAACTGGCATGTCACTCTGGTCGGCCTGGCACGTAAGCGGGCCAAAATCGTCCCGCTGACCGATTTCGCCAAGGTCAGCCACTATCCGAAGGTCGTCGCGATCATCGCTTATGACGATCCGACAGGCACGGTGACTCAATTCGCCCCCTACACCTTGAAGATCGACGGCAAGCCGTTCCCGGCCCCTGCCACGAAGCCGAAGTCGTAA